The following proteins come from a genomic window of Thiothrix unzii:
- a CDS encoding pyridoxal phosphate-dependent aminotransferase, with translation MNEHSTAARMRDIQPFHVMALLDEARQREAAGQDIIHLEVGEPDFPTPEPIVAAGIRALQDGRTKYTAARGLPALREAIADYYAARFGVVISPQRILITPGASGALQLVLGALLNPGDEVLMTDPGYPCNRHFVRLFEGKARAIAVDASSDYQLTAAQVGEYWTPATRAVLLASPANPTGTVLSLPELQAIYAQTQQRGGELIVDEIYQGLTYGVADVTALSVDPDNIWVINSFSKFFGMTGWRLGWVVAPANVVEVLDRLAQNLFLAAPTPAQYAALAAFTPESLAIMEAQRQELQQRRDFLVPALADLGFEVAAPPQGAFYVYAGSARFSDDAQALCRDVLDKTGVTFTPGIDFGVHQAATHVRFAYTCPVARLEQAIERLARYFRS, from the coding sequence ATTAGATGAAGCGCGGCAGCGTGAAGCAGCAGGGCAGGATATTATCCATTTGGAAGTGGGTGAACCGGATTTTCCGACACCCGAGCCGATTGTGGCAGCAGGGATTCGTGCGTTGCAGGACGGGCGCACTAAATACACCGCCGCGCGTGGTTTACCGGCGTTGCGTGAAGCGATTGCGGACTATTACGCGGCACGCTTTGGCGTGGTGATTTCACCGCAACGCATTTTGATTACGCCCGGTGCATCGGGAGCATTGCAACTGGTGTTGGGGGCGTTGCTGAATCCGGGGGATGAGGTGTTAATGACCGACCCCGGCTACCCGTGTAATCGTCATTTTGTGCGTTTGTTTGAGGGTAAAGCGCGGGCTATTGCGGTGGATGCCAGCAGCGATTACCAGTTAACCGCCGCTCAAGTGGGCGAGTATTGGACACCCGCTACCCGTGCGGTGTTATTGGCAAGCCCCGCCAATCCGACGGGGACGGTATTGAGTTTGCCGGAACTTCAGGCGATTTATGCGCAAACCCAGCAGCGCGGTGGCGAGCTGATTGTCGATGAAATTTACCAAGGTTTGACTTACGGCGTGGCGGATGTGACTGCGTTGTCGGTAGACCCGGATAACATCTGGGTCATTAACAGTTTTTCCAAGTTTTTTGGAATGACCGGGTGGCGTTTGGGGTGGGTGGTGGCTCCGGCGAATGTGGTTGAGGTGTTGGATCGTTTGGCGCAAAACTTGTTTTTAGCCGCACCGACTCCGGCACAATACGCGGCACTGGCGGCGTTTACCCCGGAATCATTGGCGATTATGGAAGCACAGCGACAGGAATTGCAGCAACGCCGTGATTTTCTGGTTCCGGCTTTAGCGGATTTGGGGTTTGAGGTGGCAGCACCGCCGCAGGGTGCGTTTTATGTGTACGCCGGATCAGCGCGTTTTAGTGACGATGCCCAAGCGTTGTGCCGGGATGTGCTGGATAAAACCGGGGTAACGTTTACGCCGGGGATTGATTTCGGGGTGCATCAGGCAGCGACGCATGTGCGTTTTGCTTACACTTGCCCTGTGGCACGTTTGGAACAGGCAATTGAACGATTGGCACGGTATTTCAGAAGCTAA
- the uvrC gene encoding excinuclease ABC subunit UvrC, protein MQSEPQAFDPQDFLKTVPHKPGVYRMLDKNAGILYVGKAKDLKNRLSSYFRGTLTNSRIYAMVKQICGVEIAITTTEAEALLLESNLIKQHSPHYNIRLKDGKGYPYIYISTKQEYPRIQFYRGSRKETGQYFGPYPSAGALSQTLNLMKKLFKARQCEDSYFANRSRPCLEYQIKRCSAPCVGLISKEEYAQSIRHAIQFLQGRTQEAIEELVQKMEAAAMTLNFEKAAEHRDLIESLRHISQQQYVSGSSGNVDVVAIHCDSGIASVQVFTVRNGNNLGNRNFFPSLPDNALGNAEVLAAFLAQYYLNHDVPGEILVAELPDDVAVLADMLTLKQGRKVVIRQPQRGERSKWVEMAQRNAEQALQMQLLSKAGMQQRLADLQQVLQLPTPPARMECFDISHTMGEATVASCVVFDLNGALKSDYRRYNINGITGGDDYAAMHQALTRRFRRVTEQDGKRPDILFIDGGKGQVAQALAVLDELQVTGVEVVGVAKGEGRKPGLETLIIERGTGRLALPEHSKALHLIQQIRDEAHRFAITGHRARRQKARTQSPLEQVAGLGPKRRQVLLQQFGGLRAIERASVDELVKVPGISPDLARKIYDCFNGDGN, encoded by the coding sequence ATGCAGAGTGAACCCCAAGCCTTTGACCCACAAGATTTTTTGAAAACCGTGCCGCACAAGCCCGGTGTTTATCGTATGCTCGATAAAAATGCAGGGATTCTTTACGTTGGTAAAGCGAAAGACCTGAAAAATCGCTTGTCGAGTTATTTTCGCGGGACACTGACCAATTCGCGTATTTATGCGATGGTAAAGCAGATTTGCGGGGTGGAAATTGCGATTACCACCACTGAGGCAGAAGCGTTGTTGCTGGAAAGCAATCTGATTAAGCAGCATTCGCCGCATTACAATATCCGTTTGAAAGATGGCAAGGGCTACCCGTACATCTATATTTCGACCAAGCAGGAATACCCGCGTATTCAGTTTTATCGCGGTTCACGTAAGGAGACGGGGCAGTATTTTGGCCCTTATCCGAGTGCGGGTGCATTGAGCCAGACCTTGAATCTGATGAAAAAACTGTTCAAGGCGCGGCAATGTGAAGACAGTTACTTTGCGAACCGTTCGCGCCCGTGTCTGGAATACCAGATTAAGCGTTGCAGTGCGCCGTGCGTGGGCTTGATTAGCAAGGAAGAATACGCGCAAAGCATTCGTCATGCGATCCAGTTTTTGCAGGGGCGCACTCAGGAGGCGATTGAGGAGCTGGTGCAGAAAATGGAAGCGGCAGCGATGACCCTGAACTTTGAAAAAGCGGCGGAACACCGTGATTTAATTGAAAGTTTACGGCATATTTCGCAGCAGCAATACGTCAGCGGCAGTTCGGGTAACGTGGATGTGGTAGCGATTCACTGCGATTCCGGGATTGCCAGTGTGCAAGTGTTTACGGTGCGTAACGGCAATAACTTAGGCAATCGCAATTTTTTTCCAAGCTTACCCGATAATGCCTTGGGTAATGCGGAAGTGTTGGCGGCTTTTTTGGCGCAATATTATTTGAATCACGATGTGCCGGGTGAGATTTTGGTAGCAGAATTGCCCGATGATGTAGCGGTATTGGCGGATATGTTGACCCTCAAGCAAGGGCGTAAAGTGGTGATTCGTCAGCCGCAGCGTGGTGAACGTAGCAAATGGGTGGAAATGGCGCAGCGCAATGCGGAACAGGCGTTGCAAATGCAGTTGCTGTCGAAAGCGGGAATGCAGCAGCGTTTAGCCGATTTGCAGCAGGTGTTGCAATTGCCCACGCCGCCTGCACGGATGGAATGCTTTGATATTAGCCACACGATGGGCGAGGCAACGGTGGCTTCGTGCGTGGTGTTTGACCTGAATGGCGCACTGAAATCGGATTACCGTCGTTATAATATCAATGGGATAACTGGCGGTGATGATTACGCCGCGATGCATCAGGCATTGACGCGCCGGTTTCGTCGGGTGACTGAGCAGGATGGCAAACGCCCTGATATTCTGTTTATTGATGGCGGCAAAGGTCAGGTGGCGCAGGCGTTAGCGGTGTTGGATGAATTGCAGGTGACAGGCGTGGAAGTGGTCGGGGTTGCGAAAGGCGAAGGGCGCAAACCGGGCTTAGAAACGTTGATTATTGAGCGTGGCACAGGGCGACTGGCTCTGCCTGAGCATTCCAAAGCCTTGCATTTGATCCAGCAAATCCGCGATGAGGCGCACCGTTTTGCGATTACCGGACACCGCGCCCGTCGTCAAAAAGCCCGTACCCAGTCGCCTTTGGAGCAGGTTGCCGGTTTAGGGCCGAAACGTCGCCAAGTATTATTGCAGCAGTTTGGTGGTTTGCGAGCCATTGAGCGTGCCAGTGTGGATGAGTTGGTAAAAGTGCCGGGGATTAGCCCTGACTTGGCTCGTAAGATTTATGATTGCTTTAACGGGGATGGAAATTAG
- the pgsA gene encoding CDP-diacylglycerol--glycerol-3-phosphate 3-phosphatidyltransferase: MVFNLPVLLTWLRIAFIPLLVFLFYLDKPWAALAAATVFGVAGLTDWADGYLARLWQQESRFGAFLDPVADKLIVAVALILVVEREGAMWMTLAAMIIIGREIVISALREWMAEVGARGKVAVAFIGKLKTAIQIIALIFLLYNQDLWGMPLREWGLWALAVATVLTVLSMVQYLKGAFSAAV, encoded by the coding sequence ATGGTGTTCAACCTGCCGGTATTGTTGACGTGGCTGCGGATTGCCTTTATCCCGTTGCTGGTTTTTTTGTTTTATCTGGATAAACCTTGGGCAGCGTTGGCAGCGGCTACGGTGTTTGGGGTAGCGGGTTTGACCGACTGGGCGGATGGTTATTTAGCACGCTTGTGGCAACAGGAATCGCGTTTCGGGGCGTTTCTCGATCCGGTGGCGGATAAGTTGATCGTGGCAGTCGCGTTGATTTTGGTCGTGGAACGCGAAGGTGCAATGTGGATGACCTTGGCGGCGATGATTATTATCGGGCGGGAAATTGTGATTTCAGCCTTGCGCGAATGGATGGCGGAAGTGGGTGCGCGTGGCAAAGTCGCGGTGGCCTTTATCGGTAAACTTAAAACCGCGATACAAATCATTGCATTGATTTTCTTGCTGTATAACCAAGATTTGTGGGGAATGCCGTTGCGTGAATGGGGCTTGTGGGCATTAGCGGTGGCAACCGTATTGACGGTGCTGTCAATGGTGCAATATTTGAAAGGTGCGTTTAGCGCGGCGGTTTAA
- a CDS encoding ribbon-helix-helix domain-containing protein yields the protein MATLNVSLPDNLKTYVAQRVHNGEYSNASDYIRTLIRKDREHPAVPDISTQLLEEAARIQTLPLDTDSKRRLLAMYVMLEKKRQAPAPSVESVIQGLKEMGEEAQRNGLTPEILDDILNG from the coding sequence ATGGCTACACTGAATGTTTCTTTGCCAGACAACTTGAAAACCTATGTTGCTCAGCGGGTACACAACGGCGAATACAGCAACGCCAGCGATTACATCCGCACCTTGATCCGCAAAGACAGGGAGCATCCTGCCGTACCCGATATTTCTACACAGTTACTGGAAGAAGCTGCCCGGATTCAAACCCTGCCACTCGACACCGACAGCAAACGTCGCCTGCTGGCAATGTATGTCATGTTAGAAAAGAAACGCCAAGCTCCCGCCCCATCAGTTGAGAGCGTGATCCAAGGCTTGAAGGAAATGGGCGAAGAAGCGCAGCGCAACGGACTAACTCCAGAAATACTGGATGACATCCTGAATGGTTGA
- a CDS encoding putative toxin-antitoxin system toxin component, PIN family, which yields MVERKHLVIDTSTLISAFFFPNSVPAQALNKGLQEYTLWVSAETQQELLEVAQRDKFNRYVPLAIRMERVTDFLAKTRLCADVPFIETGCRDPKDIKFLTLAVAVGADVLISSDSDLLDLNLFQGVQVMKPAEFCGH from the coding sequence ATGGTTGAGAGAAAACATCTGGTTATCGACACCAGCACACTCATCAGCGCGTTTTTCTTCCCCAACTCTGTTCCTGCTCAAGCACTCAACAAAGGCTTGCAGGAATACACTTTGTGGGTGTCAGCAGAAACCCAACAGGAATTGCTCGAAGTTGCGCAACGTGACAAGTTTAACCGCTATGTCCCTTTGGCAATACGCATGGAGCGGGTAACGGATTTTCTGGCGAAAACCCGTTTGTGTGCCGATGTGCCGTTCATCGAAACGGGTTGCCGTGATCCCAAAGACATCAAGTTTCTGACACTTGCCGTTGCAGTTGGTGCTGATGTTCTGATTTCCAGCGACAGTGACCTGCTGGATTTGAACCTGTTTCAGGGTGTGCAAGTGATGAAACCTGCCGAGTTTTGTGGGCATTAA
- a CDS encoding Rab family GTPase: MAQLPTAKDLDKLYHEKGHETLVWYAWRNALRVLPALGILPFELIWPHNTVHNLYSICQIPLLLSQYSPEQPLSKGYVNAFSHVASSNMAAAFRAAKTDNQIIVNVIRANVAAYIAAKISAVDAKSSVRNAIIAAKSATIVVGHDGVLSSLADYEILCSSECFDKKYLNSHDLWSIGALSEEYDGWKSSFFHQLESIGLQVLVENIKFLLGDNNSKEFSISSSEKISTSITNSPTLLKQLIDGEELEENHAVRVIILGNGGSGKTSLVNALLNGDGWDSGDKELSEFHRPLDLKKNFPHFKGFGDNKLDLFLWDFSGQIISYGLHSAFINENCVYILVVDSRHEQVLEEWLYQIRHIIGLQTKVIILTNWFEHCDTKQNQRYLLRKFPDLLEERSFCYFALNSLLHDDSSEPSVRAFEDFLKILWDFCLESQKFTFKRVLMAYEEINNNLKDVIFIRKSDLLMTLGKNIGSLDSNNVIDLLEKLGFILRITKDGRDYCLKPNWLMEYSYKLFYLDVLLEKNGILPWDELLSAAKDDGFNEDILRFLVDFETVN, encoded by the coding sequence ATGGCACAACTTCCCACTGCAAAAGACCTTGATAAGCTTTACCATGAAAAAGGACATGAGACGTTAGTGTGGTATGCATGGCGAAATGCTTTGAGAGTGTTGCCTGCATTAGGAATATTACCATTTGAACTTATTTGGCCTCACAACACTGTTCATAATTTATATTCGATTTGTCAGATCCCACTTTTGCTTAGTCAATACAGTCCAGAGCAACCCTTATCTAAAGGATATGTTAATGCTTTTTCCCATGTGGCATCTTCAAATATGGCGGCGGCTTTCAGGGCAGCAAAAACAGATAATCAAATAATAGTAAATGTAATTAGAGCAAATGTTGCAGCATATATTGCTGCAAAAATATCTGCTGTAGATGCGAAGTCATCGGTAAGAAATGCAATTATCGCTGCTAAATCAGCAACTATTGTAGTTGGACACGATGGGGTTCTATCTTCATTGGCAGATTATGAAATATTATGTTCTAGTGAATGTTTTGATAAAAAATATTTAAATTCGCATGATCTTTGGAGTATTGGGGCTTTATCAGAGGAATATGATGGATGGAAGTCATCATTTTTTCATCAATTGGAGTCTATAGGGCTTCAAGTGCTAGTTGAAAACATTAAGTTCTTACTGGGGGATAATAATTCCAAAGAGTTTTCAATATCTAGTTCGGAAAAAATTTCAACATCTATTACTAATTCTCCTACTTTACTGAAACAACTTATTGATGGTGAAGAGCTAGAAGAGAATCATGCCGTGAGGGTGATTATCCTAGGCAATGGAGGATCGGGAAAAACTTCTTTAGTTAATGCATTATTAAATGGTGATGGATGGGATTCTGGCGACAAAGAGTTGAGTGAGTTTCATCGCCCGCTTGATTTAAAAAAGAATTTCCCTCACTTTAAGGGTTTTGGCGATAATAAGTTGGATTTATTTTTGTGGGATTTTTCTGGACAAATAATATCCTATGGATTGCATTCGGCTTTTATTAATGAAAATTGTGTTTATATTTTAGTTGTGGATAGTCGTCATGAACAGGTACTTGAGGAATGGCTGTATCAAATACGTCATATTATTGGTTTGCAGACTAAAGTTATAATTCTTACCAATTGGTTTGAACATTGTGATACCAAACAGAATCAACGTTATTTACTTAGGAAGTTTCCAGATTTATTGGAAGAGAGAAGTTTTTGCTATTTTGCTCTTAACTCCTTGTTACACGACGACTCTTCTGAGCCATCTGTTCGTGCATTTGAGGATTTCCTGAAGATATTGTGGGATTTTTGTCTAGAAAGTCAAAAGTTTACTTTTAAAAGAGTTTTGATGGCTTATGAAGAAATAAATAACAACTTGAAAGATGTAATTTTCATTAGAAAAAGTGATTTATTGATGACTCTTGGGAAGAATATAGGCTCTCTTGATTCCAATAATGTGATTGATCTGCTGGAGAAGCTTGGTTTTATACTACGCATTACAAAAGATGGTCGGGATTACTGCTTAAAGCCCAATTGGTTAATGGAATATTCTTATAAATTATTTTACTTGGATGTGCTTCTTGAGAAAAATGGTATTCTTCCATGGGATGAATTACTATCAGCAGCTAAAGATGATGGGTTTAATGAAGATATTTTGAGATTTCTTGTCGATTTTGAGACTGTAAACTGA
- a CDS encoding OmpA family protein, with protein sequence MKLKSLIVLLLAGIWGVGSWWWYTCKVKGFCGADHNVTQVAAGTATGAAALSGQAAADKAAADAKAKADADKAAAEAQTKADADKAAAEAQAKADADKAAAEAQAKLDADKASAEAQAKADADKAAAEAQAKLDAAAGKITMETNEAAPDTGTGIDPALMYFPTGSANPQLADSAKAYFEKVATFLKDNASGKVTIVGHTDNQGKADKNKALGLKRAEMIKKMLTDMGAPADRVQASSEGPDKPVADNTTAEGRQKNRRVEVTPAK encoded by the coding sequence ATGAAACTAAAATCACTTATCGTATTACTGCTGGCAGGCATTTGGGGTGTCGGAAGTTGGTGGTGGTACACCTGTAAAGTCAAAGGTTTCTGCGGGGCAGACCACAATGTCACCCAAGTCGCTGCCGGTACAGCAACAGGTGCTGCCGCATTGAGCGGACAAGCCGCAGCAGATAAAGCTGCCGCCGATGCCAAAGCTAAAGCCGATGCAGACAAAGCTGCCGCCGAAGCACAAACCAAAGCTGATGCAGACAAGGCCGCTGCCGAGGCACAAGCCAAAGCTGATGCCGATAAAGCCGCCGCCGAAGCACAAGCCAAACTGGATGCAGACAAAGCCTCTGCCGAAGCACAAGCCAAAGCTGACGCAGACAAAGCCGCCGCCGAAGCACAAGCCAAACTGGATGCCGCAGCAGGCAAAATCACCATGGAAACCAACGAAGCCGCACCGGATACCGGCACTGGTATTGACCCCGCCCTGATGTATTTCCCTACCGGTTCAGCGAATCCACAATTGGCAGACAGTGCCAAAGCGTATTTTGAAAAAGTGGCTACTTTCCTTAAAGACAATGCCAGCGGCAAAGTTACCATTGTCGGGCATACTGACAATCAAGGTAAGGCTGACAAAAATAAGGCACTCGGCCTGAAACGCGCGGAGATGATCAAAAAGATGTTAACCGATATGGGCGCACCGGCTGATCGTGTTCAAGCCTCATCCGAAGGCCCTGACAAGCCGGTAGCGGATAACACTACCGCCGAAGGTCGTCAGAAAAATCGCCGTGTTGAAGTCACACCTGCCAAATAA
- the moeA gene encoding molybdopterin molybdotransferase MoeA: protein MTDTKLAPVSCDTLPPGTLSVEQAQTRIFDSISRIEASERVSLWQAQGRILAQVVTAPLDVPPHRNSAMDGYALRHADLAAGLPLKVIGTAFAGRPFNGAVQPGECVRIMTGAVVPEGTDSVVMQEHVQRTGDSIQISGTLSVGENVRHPGEDMRCGDAVLVNGRKLNAADLGLLASLGIGEVEVLRRPRVAFCSTGDELKSIGETLQPGDIYDSNRYTLYGLLQNLDVEIIDLGTVRDTPEAVEHAFQQAMQRADVLITSGGVSVGEADYVAATLQRLGQVNFWKIAMKPGKPLAVGTLGNTLFFGLPGNPVAVMTTFLLFVRPAILQMRSETLPRTPEYSAICDTPLKKAPGRKDYQRGICQQDANGQWHVSSTGGQGSHQLRSMSQANCFITLPLESGNCPAGCNVTIIPFDGLL from the coding sequence ATGACTGATACCAAGCTTGCACCCGTTTCTTGCGACACTTTGCCACCGGGTACTCTCAGCGTTGAACAAGCACAAACGCGGATTTTCGACAGCATCAGCCGCATTGAAGCCAGTGAACGGGTAAGTTTATGGCAAGCCCAAGGGCGGATTCTCGCGCAAGTTGTTACCGCTCCATTGGATGTGCCGCCGCACCGCAATTCCGCGATGGATGGTTACGCCCTGCGGCACGCGGATCTTGCCGCCGGATTACCCCTCAAAGTGATTGGCACGGCTTTCGCGGGTCGTCCTTTTAACGGTGCAGTGCAACCCGGCGAATGCGTGCGCATTATGACCGGCGCGGTCGTGCCAGAGGGAACCGACAGCGTCGTCATGCAAGAACACGTACAACGCACCGGCGATAGCATTCAAATCAGCGGCACACTCAGCGTGGGTGAAAACGTGCGTCACCCCGGTGAAGATATGCGCTGTGGCGATGCGGTATTAGTCAACGGTCGCAAATTAAATGCAGCGGATCTCGGCTTACTCGCCTCACTCGGCATCGGCGAAGTGGAAGTATTACGCCGCCCGCGCGTCGCGTTTTGCTCTACGGGCGATGAACTCAAAAGCATTGGCGAAACCTTGCAACCCGGTGATATTTACGACAGCAACCGCTATACCCTCTACGGTTTACTGCAAAATCTGGATGTGGAAATCATTGATCTGGGCACGGTGCGCGATACCCCCGAAGCTGTCGAACACGCTTTCCAACAAGCCATGCAACGCGCGGATGTGCTGATTACCAGTGGCGGAGTTTCTGTCGGTGAAGCGGATTACGTCGCTGCCACCTTGCAACGTTTGGGGCAGGTCAATTTCTGGAAAATCGCCATGAAACCGGGTAAACCGTTGGCGGTCGGCACGCTGGGCAATACCTTGTTTTTTGGTTTACCCGGTAATCCCGTCGCGGTCATGACAACCTTTTTGCTGTTTGTGCGCCCCGCAATTTTACAGATGCGCTCTGAAACCCTGCCACGCACGCCCGAATACAGCGCGATTTGCGACACCCCACTGAAAAAAGCCCCCGGACGCAAAGACTACCAACGCGGCATTTGCCAGCAAGATGCCAACGGGCAATGGCACGTCAGCAGCACCGGCGGGCAAGGCTCACACCAACTGCGCTCAATGAGTCAGGCCAACTGTTTTATCACATTACCGCTTGAATCAGGTAATTGCCCGGCGGGTTGTAACGTCACTATTATCCCGTTTGACGGCTTGCTATAA
- the nhaA gene encoding Na+/H+ antiporter NhaA: MKHKLQHFLKLESASGILLVIAALMAMITVNSPAQFLYDALLNTPVEIRIGALNIAKPLLLWVNDGLMALFFLLVGLEIKREIVQGELADPAKAILPVMAAIGGMVMPALIYTAFNQGDDLAMRGWAIPTATDIAFALGVLSLLGKRVPPALKLFLLTLAIVDDLGAIVIIALFYTAELSTTSLLVALSALAVLYAFNRRGVLSLSPYLLVGLVMWVAVLKSGVHATLAGVLLAFFIPLRPAPGEHHTVAENLEHDLHGSVSFVILPLFAFMNTGVSLSGLSLDSVINPVPLGIAAGLFLGKPIGVMLFCWLAIQLRLAKMPHQVGWGELFGVAVLAGIGFTMSLFISSLAFVQGDPNFRVDDRIGILLGSVVSAVCGYFLLRWRLAKTA, translated from the coding sequence ATGAAACATAAACTGCAACACTTCCTAAAACTCGAATCCGCCAGCGGTATTTTGTTGGTTATTGCGGCACTCATGGCGATGATCACAGTCAATTCGCCCGCGCAATTTCTTTACGATGCGCTGCTAAATACCCCGGTGGAAATACGCATTGGCGCATTAAACATCGCTAAACCGCTATTACTGTGGGTTAACGACGGTTTGATGGCATTGTTTTTCCTGCTAGTCGGCTTGGAAATCAAGCGCGAAATCGTGCAGGGTGAACTGGCTGATCCCGCGAAAGCCATACTGCCGGTGATGGCAGCTATCGGCGGCATGGTGATGCCTGCGCTGATTTATACCGCATTCAACCAAGGCGATGATTTAGCCATGCGCGGCTGGGCGATTCCAACCGCTACCGACATTGCGTTTGCCTTGGGGGTGTTGTCGTTATTGGGTAAGCGCGTCCCGCCAGCCTTAAAACTGTTCTTGTTAACGCTGGCGATTGTGGATGATTTAGGTGCAATCGTGATTATCGCACTGTTCTACACCGCTGAGTTATCGACTACATCGTTGTTGGTTGCACTGAGCGCGTTGGCGGTACTTTATGCGTTTAATCGACGCGGGGTGCTTTCACTTTCCCCTTACCTATTAGTCGGTTTGGTCATGTGGGTAGCGGTACTGAAATCCGGGGTTCATGCCACCCTTGCAGGTGTATTGCTGGCATTTTTCATTCCGTTGCGCCCTGCTCCCGGCGAACATCACACCGTTGCCGAAAACTTGGAGCATGATTTGCACGGTTCGGTATCTTTCGTGATTTTACCGCTGTTTGCGTTCATGAATACTGGGGTATCGCTGAGTGGTTTATCGCTGGATTCGGTGATAAACCCTGTGCCGCTAGGAATTGCGGCGGGATTATTCCTCGGTAAACCCATCGGAGTTATGTTGTTTTGCTGGCTGGCAATCCAGTTGCGTTTGGCGAAAATGCCGCACCAAGTCGGTTGGGGGGAATTGTTTGGCGTAGCAGTGTTGGCTGGTATCGGTTTCACCATGAGCCTGTTTATCAGCTCACTGGCGTTTGTACAGGGCGATCCGAATTTCAGGGTCGATGACCGTATCGGCATTCTGCTTGGCTCAGTCGTGTCGGCAGTGTGCGGTTATTTCTTGTTACGCTGGCGACTGGCGAAAACGGCCTGA
- a CDS encoding calcium/sodium antiporter — MLMPILAIVLGLAVLVWSADKFVDGAAATAKHLGMPSILIGMVVVGFGTSAPEMTVSAFAAWEGNPALALGNAYGSNTLNIALILGLTAVLATIAVHSSIVRKEMPILLAVTLLAGWQLWDGEISRNDAIVLLLVFFGIVGWSIYSAMRQRQDSLGEEMSAELAEHPLPLKRALLWLAIGLLLLIVSSRILVWGSVSVAQAFGVSDLIIGLTIVALGTSLPELASSIMAARKGESDLALGNIVGSNLFNTLAVVGIAGVIAPITVAEEVLTRDWPVMLAVTFGLFIMAYGFKKQGHLTHWEGSVLLASYVAYTGWLIYVVVG; from the coding sequence ATGTTAATGCCGATCCTTGCGATTGTGCTGGGTCTTGCGGTGCTGGTGTGGAGTGCCGATAAATTCGTGGATGGTGCGGCGGCTACTGCAAAGCACTTGGGAATGCCGAGCATTTTAATCGGTATGGTAGTGGTGGGGTTTGGGACATCCGCCCCTGAAATGACCGTATCTGCATTTGCGGCGTGGGAAGGCAATCCCGCGTTAGCGTTGGGTAATGCTTACGGTTCTAATACGTTGAATATCGCGCTGATTTTGGGGTTAACTGCGGTGCTTGCCACGATTGCGGTGCATTCCAGTATTGTGCGTAAAGAAATGCCAATTTTATTGGCGGTAACGTTATTAGCAGGCTGGCAGTTGTGGGACGGGGAAATCAGCCGTAACGACGCAATAGTGTTGCTGCTAGTGTTCTTCGGCATTGTCGGCTGGTCGATTTATTCGGCGATGCGTCAACGCCAAGATAGCTTGGGCGAAGAGATGTCGGCTGAGCTGGCGGAACACCCGTTGCCGCTGAAGCGGGCGTTGTTATGGCTGGCAATAGGTTTGCTGTTGTTGATCGTTAGCTCGCGTATTCTGGTGTGGGGTTCGGTCAGTGTTGCGCAAGCTTTCGGGGTGAGTGATTTAATCATCGGCTTAACTATTGTGGCATTAGGTACATCATTGCCGGAGTTGGCTTCGTCGATTATGGCGGCACGCAAGGGTGAATCTGATCTTGCCTTGGGTAATATTGTGGGTTCCAACCTGTTTAATACTTTGGCAGTAGTGGGGATTGCGGGGGTAATTGCACCGATTACAGTGGCAGAGGAAGTGCTGACCCGTGACTGGCCGGTGATGTTAGCTGTCACTTTTGGTTTGTTCATTATGGCGTATGGTTTCAAAAAGCAAGGCCACTTAACCCATTGGGAAGGCAGTGTGTTGTTGGCGAGTTATGTAGCGTATACCGGCTGGCTGATCTATGTGGTGGTGGGCTAA